One genomic segment of Thalassospiraceae bacterium LMO-SO8 includes these proteins:
- a CDS encoding aminotransferase class III-fold pyridoxal phosphate-dependent enzyme, which produces MTQQDLVERARAVLPGAGFGNFDANFVIREGKGARIWDEDGNEYIDFLIGSGPMILGHCHPEVVEAVQEQVAKGSTFFASNAHGIELAEEICRAVACAEQVRFTSTGSEADMFAMRLARAHTGRDKILKFEGGYHGMSAEGQMSLAPDRMMNYPVAVPDSAGIPDAVRDDMLVAPYNDIEFFRSLIAERGHEIAAVIVEPLQRIIPPLPGFLEILRDECTRNGMVLIFDEVVTGFRLAYGGAQEVYGVTPDVCTLGKIIGGGFPLAAIAGKAHIMAHFDAGMVGKDKALMQIGTLSGNPVAAVAGLKTLEILRRPGQYDHLYAVGETLIKAINEHLEAAGQTHHVAGCPVLFDIVFAGGPMHNYRDVIRNDAAKAARFNAVLREQGIFKGPSKFYPCLALTDDDVAQTVAAIAQAAASLTD; this is translated from the coding sequence ATGACCCAGCAAGACCTCGTAGAACGCGCCCGCGCCGTGCTTCCCGGCGCCGGTTTCGGTAATTTCGACGCCAATTTCGTGATCCGTGAGGGCAAGGGAGCGCGTATCTGGGACGAGGACGGCAACGAATACATCGATTTCCTGATCGGCTCCGGCCCCATGATCCTGGGCCATTGTCATCCCGAGGTCGTCGAGGCCGTGCAGGAACAGGTGGCCAAGGGGTCGACCTTTTTCGCCAGCAACGCCCACGGTATCGAACTGGCCGAGGAAATCTGCCGCGCCGTGGCCTGCGCCGAACAGGTCCGCTTCACCAGCACGGGCAGCGAGGCCGACATGTTCGCCATGCGTCTGGCCCGGGCGCATACCGGGCGGGACAAGATTCTCAAGTTCGAGGGCGGCTATCACGGCATGTCGGCGGAAGGCCAGATGAGCCTAGCGCCCGACCGGATGATGAACTATCCCGTCGCCGTGCCGGACTCGGCGGGCATTCCCGACGCCGTGCGCGACGACATGCTGGTGGCGCCGTACAACGACATCGAATTCTTCCGCTCGCTGATCGCCGAGCGCGGCCACGAGATCGCCGCCGTCATCGTCGAGCCGTTGCAGCGGATCATCCCGCCCCTGCCCGGTTTCCTTGAGATCCTGCGCGACGAATGCACCCGGAACGGCATGGTCCTGATCTTCGACGAGGTCGTGACCGGGTTCCGTCTGGCCTATGGCGGCGCGCAAGAGGTCTATGGTGTCACGCCCGACGTCTGCACCCTGGGCAAGATCATCGGCGGCGGTTTCCCCCTGGCGGCGATCGCCGGCAAGGCCCACATCATGGCCCATTTCGACGCCGGCATGGTCGGCAAGGACAAGGCGTTGATGCAGATCGGCACCCTCAGCGGCAACCCCGTCGCCGCCGTGGCGGGCCTGAAGACCTTGGAAATCCTGCGCCGTCCGGGCCAGTACGACCATTTGTACGCCGTCGGCGAAACCCTCATCAAGGCGATCAACGAACACCTGGAGGCCGCGGGCCAGACGCATCATGTCGCCGGCTGTCCGGTGCTGTTCGACATCGTCTTCGCCGGGGGCCCGATGCACAATTACCGCGACGTGATCCGCAACGACGCGGCAAAGGCGGCGCGGTTCAACGCGGTCCTGCGGGAACAGGGCATTTTCAAGGGGCCCAGCAAGTTCTACCCCTGCCTTGCGCTGACCGACGACGACGTGGCGCAGACGGTCGCGGCCATCGCCCAGGCCGCGGCATCGCTGACCGATTGA
- the mazG gene encoding nucleoside triphosphate pyrophosphohydrolase has protein sequence MAKLRDPDGGCPWDVEQTFQTIAPYTIEEAYEVADAIQRGDMAGLRDELGDLLLQVFFHARMAEEAGHFDYDDVARAIADKMVRRHPHVFGNADIATAEAQTVHWEDLKARERAEKGETPAEDASALDGVAIPLPALTRAEKLQKRAARIGFDWPEAAPVIAKIEEELAELRAEMDGGTSRARLEEEMGDLLFAVTNLARHLKIDPETALRRGNHKFEDRFRRMEKRLRGQGRDPADASLDEMEAAWQAEKRHDKAAE, from the coding sequence ATGGCCAAACTGCGCGATCCCGACGGCGGCTGCCCCTGGGACGTCGAGCAGACGTTTCAGACCATCGCGCCCTACACCATCGAAGAGGCCTACGAGGTCGCCGACGCCATCCAGCGCGGCGACATGGCGGGATTGCGGGACGAGTTGGGTGATCTGCTGCTGCAGGTTTTCTTCCACGCCCGCATGGCCGAGGAAGCGGGCCATTTCGATTACGACGACGTGGCCCGCGCCATCGCCGACAAGATGGTGCGCCGTCACCCGCACGTGTTCGGCAACGCCGACATCGCCACGGCCGAGGCCCAGACCGTCCATTGGGAGGACCTGAAGGCCCGGGAGCGGGCGGAAAAGGGCGAGACACCGGCGGAAGACGCCAGCGCGCTGGACGGCGTGGCGATCCCCCTTCCCGCCCTGACCCGCGCGGAAAAGCTTCAGAAACGCGCCGCCCGCATCGGTTTCGATTGGCCCGAGGCCGCCCCCGTGATCGCCAAGATCGAGGAGGAACTGGCGGAGCTTCGCGCCGAAATGGATGGCGGAACGTCTAGGGCGCGCCTGGAAGAGGAAATGGGCGACCTGCTGTTCGCCGTCACCAATCTGGCCCGGCATCTTAAGATCGATCCCGAAACGGCGCTGCGCCGGGGCAATCACAAGTTCGAGGACCGCTTCCGCCGCATGGAAAAACGCCTGCGCGGCCAGGGCCGGGACCCGGCGGACGCCAGCCTGGACGAGATGGAAGCCGCCTGGCAGGCCGAGAAGCGGCACGACAAGGCCGCCGAATAG
- a CDS encoding LysR family transcriptional regulator, translated as MNSNITLRQLRAFLAVMEQASFTKAAAVLNMTQSALTNSVKNLELELGIRLFDRTTRHVEPTAHGKQFATVARRFTEDLERGMDDLRAHVDRQQGLVVVGATATMITSVLIPALKGMAARYPGIRVRIIEVLTAEAVERVRAGDMDMAFTTIALPDADFDATPVMRDAFHLVCPPSHPLARHEGPLAWDVFNDHAAVGMSGESGIRGILKEHAAGQRAVSGLSYEVSSVWGLIRMVRDGLGIAAVPGLVAQAMASEGIPGFRLMPPIHRTVSLITRAGRSPTPAAGTLVSAALAQLRNVESDGIEIPVTEEQLAERGFAAG; from the coding sequence ATGAATAGCAACATCACCCTCCGCCAACTGCGCGCCTTTCTCGCCGTCATGGAACAGGCCAGCTTCACCAAGGCGGCGGCCGTGCTCAACATGACGCAGTCGGCGCTGACGAATTCCGTCAAGAACCTGGAACTGGAACTGGGGATTCGGTTGTTCGACCGCACGACCCGGCATGTCGAGCCGACCGCCCACGGCAAGCAGTTCGCCACCGTCGCCCGCCGCTTCACCGAGGACCTGGAGCGCGGCATGGACGACCTGCGGGCCCATGTGGACCGCCAGCAGGGGTTGGTCGTCGTCGGTGCGACGGCGACCATGATCACTTCCGTGCTGATCCCGGCGCTCAAGGGCATGGCCGCCCGATATCCAGGAATCCGCGTGCGGATCATCGAGGTTCTGACGGCGGAGGCTGTCGAGCGCGTCCGGGCCGGCGACATGGACATGGCGTTCACGACCATCGCCCTGCCCGATGCGGATTTCGACGCCACGCCGGTGATGCGCGACGCCTTCCATCTCGTCTGTCCGCCGTCGCATCCGCTGGCGCGGCACGAAGGCCCCCTCGCCTGGGATGTGTTCAATGACCATGCGGCCGTGGGCATGTCCGGCGAAAGCGGCATCCGGGGCATTCTCAAGGAGCACGCGGCGGGGCAACGCGCGGTCAGCGGGCTGTCCTACGAGGTGTCGTCGGTCTGGGGGCTGATCCGCATGGTGCGCGACGGGCTGGGGATCGCGGCGGTGCCGGGCCTGGTGGCCCAGGCCATGGCGTCGGAAGGCATCCCCGGTTTTCGTCTGATGCCGCCCATCCATCGCACGGTGTCCCTGATCACGCGCGCCGGACGCTCGCCGACGCCGGCCGCGGGCACGCTGGTCTCGGCCGCGTTGGCGCAACTCAGAAACGTGGAAAGCGACGGAATCGAGATTCCGGTGACCGAGGAACAATTGGCCGAGCGGGGCTTCGCGGCCGGATAG
- a CDS encoding VOC family protein produces the protein MIDHISIAVSDLAAGAAFYEAVLAPLGLTRLVELPHTVGFGKRYPEFWLNARPGMAAAGADTGMHVCLRARTQDAVTAFHAAALAHGGTDDGAPGMRQASMGPYFAAFIRDPDGNKIEAATFLPAEAG, from the coding sequence ATGATCGACCATATCTCCATCGCCGTCTCCGATCTTGCCGCCGGCGCGGCGTTCTACGAAGCCGTTCTGGCGCCGCTCGGCCTGACGCGGCTGGTCGAGCTGCCGCATACGGTCGGCTTCGGCAAACGCTATCCGGAATTCTGGCTCAACGCGCGGCCGGGCATGGCGGCGGCGGGCGCCGACACGGGCATGCACGTCTGTCTGCGGGCGCGCACCCAGGACGCGGTTACCGCATTCCACGCGGCGGCCCTGGCCCACGGCGGCACCGACGACGGCGCGCCCGGCATGCGGCAGGCCTCCATGGGGCCGTACTTCGCGGCCTTCATCCGCGACCCCGACGGCAACAAGATCGAAGCGGCGACGTTTCTTCCGGCCGAGGCCGGGTGA
- a CDS encoding inositol monophosphatase: MSNALDIDPDRVAAILREAAETEILPRFRTLASHEISEKNPGDLVTVADRASEAMLTRRLAGLIPGALIVGEEAHENRPEALGEINDAPWAWIIDPLDGTHNFAHGTPRFAMILALTRRGETAKGWIFDPVGDHLAFAEAGAGAAIDGTPLRLGAAGPVAAMTGSLGNKFADRLRARAGTPGAPAIPKAFLRYRCVGLEYMDLARGVLDFARYAGKLMPWDHAAGVLLHGEAGGQAAMTGDGRAYAPGMARPGDALLLAPDMPAWAALDHLMS, from the coding sequence GTGTCCAATGCCCTCGACATCGATCCCGACCGTGTCGCCGCCATCCTGCGCGAGGCGGCGGAAACCGAGATTCTGCCGCGCTTCCGCACCCTGGCCAGCCACGAGATTTCGGAAAAGAACCCGGGCGATCTGGTGACCGTCGCCGACCGGGCGTCGGAAGCCATGCTGACCCGCCGCCTCGCGGGCCTGATCCCGGGTGCCCTGATCGTCGGCGAGGAAGCCCATGAGAACCGCCCGGAAGCCCTCGGCGAGATCAACGACGCCCCCTGGGCCTGGATCATCGACCCCCTGGACGGCACCCATAATTTCGCCCACGGCACGCCGCGCTTCGCCATGATCCTGGCGCTCACCCGGCGCGGCGAGACGGCCAAGGGCTGGATTTTCGATCCCGTGGGCGATCACCTGGCCTTTGCGGAGGCGGGGGCCGGCGCCGCCATCGACGGTACGCCCCTGCGCCTGGGCGCCGCCGGTCCGGTCGCCGCCATGACCGGCTCCCTCGGCAACAAGTTCGCCGACCGCCTGCGCGCCCGTGCCGGAACGCCAGGGGCCCCCGCGATCCCCAAGGCCTTCCTGCGCTACCGCTGCGTCGGCCTGGAATACATGGACCTGGCGCGGGGCGTTCTCGATTTCGCGCGCTACGCCGGAAAACTGATGCCCTGGGACCATGCGGCGGGGGTCCTGCTGCATGGCGAGGCCGGCGGCCAGGCGGCCATGACCGGCGACGGGCGGGCCTATGCCCCCGGCATGGCGCGGCCCGGCGACGCCCTGCTGCTGGCCCCTGACATGCCGGCCTGGGCAGCCCTCGACCACCTAATGTCCTGA
- a CDS encoding EAL domain-containing protein has product MTKETEPEFRQLGCKQCLESNPLDFEITMAFQPIVDLTLGVPFAYEALVRGKGGEGAGQVLSKVTEANRYAFDQTCRVKAVQLASQLNLDCKLSINFMPNAVYRPETCIRATMEAADEFNFPIDQIIFEVTEAEPIKDPAHLLGIFNAYQERGFITAIDDFGAGYAGLNLLTKFKPQVLKLDMELCQGIADDVVKRTITEGAIRTAKALDILVIAEGVETTEDLRVLRDLGADYFQGYLLARPQIEALPLPDLSKI; this is encoded by the coding sequence ATGACAAAAGAAACTGAACCCGAATTCAGGCAGCTGGGCTGCAAGCAGTGCCTGGAAAGCAACCCCCTCGATTTTGAAATCACGATGGCGTTCCAGCCGATCGTCGATTTGACCCTCGGCGTCCCTTTCGCCTATGAAGCGCTCGTCCGCGGGAAAGGCGGTGAAGGCGCCGGTCAGGTGCTTTCGAAGGTGACTGAAGCCAATCGTTACGCGTTTGACCAGACCTGCCGGGTAAAGGCGGTGCAATTGGCGTCGCAGTTGAATTTGGACTGCAAGCTGAGCATCAATTTCATGCCGAACGCGGTGTACCGCCCGGAAACATGCATCCGCGCCACGATGGAAGCCGCCGACGAATTCAATTTTCCCATCGACCAGATCATTTTCGAGGTCACGGAAGCGGAACCGATCAAGGACCCGGCGCACCTGCTCGGCATTTTCAATGCCTATCAGGAGCGCGGCTTCATAACCGCCATCGACGATTTCGGGGCCGGATATGCGGGTTTGAACCTGTTGACGAAATTCAAACCGCAGGTGTTGAAGCTGGATATGGAGCTCTGCCAGGGAATCGCGGACGACGTGGTCAAGCGAACGATCACGGAAGGTGCGATCAGAACCGCCAAAGCCCTGGACATCCTGGTGATCGCGGAGGGTGTGGAAACCACCGAGGATCTGCGTGTGCTGCGGGATCTTGGCGCGGATTACTTTCAGGGATACCTGTTGGCCAGGCCGCAAATCGAGGCCCTGCCCCTGCCCGACCTGTCAAAAATTTAA
- the metG gene encoding methionine--tRNA ligase has translation MPATPYYLTTPIYYVNDAPHIGHAYTTLACDVLARFKRLDGYDVKFLTGTDEHGQKVEKSAQAKGIDPQTFADQVSQNFRTLADFMNFSHDDFIRTTEPRHIKACQAIWQRMIDAGEIYLGSYSGWYAVRDEAFYGEGELTKRPDGTRVAPSGAEVEWVEEPSYFFRLSAWEDRLLAFYDANPDFIAPPSRRNEVTSFVKGGLQDLSVSRTTFNWGVPVPGDEAHIFYVWLDALTNYISALGYPDEQGEFATYWPCDLHMVGKDILRFHAVYWPAFLMAAGLEPPKRVFAHGWWTNEGQKISKSVGNVIDPIDLVGKYGLDQVRYFLLREVPFGNDGDFSHSAMVNRMNGELANDYGNLAQRVLSMVAKNCGGAVPTPGAFTADDDALLGPAGALADVVRGALDRQAFHEALEAIWTVIRAANAYVDHQAPWKLRKEDPARMATVLYVLAETIRRLAILTQPFMPDTSAKLLDQLSVPADARALDQLAPGVALAPGTVLPKPEGVFPRFQDDETQGAA, from the coding sequence ATGCCGGCCACGCCCTACTACCTGACCACGCCCATCTATTACGTGAACGACGCCCCGCACATCGGCCATGCGTACACGACGCTGGCCTGCGACGTGCTGGCGCGCTTCAAGCGCCTGGACGGCTATGACGTGAAGTTCCTGACGGGCACGGACGAACACGGCCAGAAGGTGGAAAAATCGGCCCAGGCCAAGGGCATCGACCCGCAGACCTTCGCCGACCAGGTGTCGCAGAATTTCCGCACCCTGGCCGATTTCATGAACTTCAGCCACGACGACTTCATCCGCACCACGGAACCCCGCCACATCAAGGCCTGTCAGGCGATCTGGCAGCGCATGATCGACGCCGGGGAAATCTATCTCGGCAGCTATTCCGGCTGGTACGCCGTGCGCGACGAGGCGTTCTACGGCGAGGGCGAGTTGACCAAGCGGCCCGACGGCACGCGCGTCGCCCCTTCCGGCGCCGAGGTCGAATGGGTGGAGGAGCCCAGCTATTTCTTCCGCCTGTCGGCCTGGGAAGACCGCCTGCTGGCGTTCTACGACGCCAATCCGGACTTCATCGCCCCGCCGAGCCGGCGCAACGAGGTCACCAGCTTCGTCAAGGGCGGGCTGCAGGACCTGTCCGTGTCGCGCACCACCTTCAATTGGGGCGTGCCGGTGCCCGGCGACGAGGCGCACATCTTCTATGTCTGGCTCGACGCCCTGACCAACTACATCTCGGCCCTGGGCTATCCGGACGAGCAGGGAGAATTCGCGACCTATTGGCCCTGCGACCTGCACATGGTCGGCAAGGACATCCTGCGCTTTCACGCGGTCTACTGGCCGGCCTTCCTGATGGCCGCCGGGCTGGAGCCGCCGAAACGCGTGTTCGCCCACGGCTGGTGGACCAACGAGGGCCAGAAGATTTCCAAGTCTGTCGGAAACGTCATCGACCCCATTGATCTGGTTGGAAAATACGGCCTCGACCAGGTGCGCTATTTCCTGCTGCGCGAAGTTCCGTTCGGCAACGACGGCGATTTCTCCCATTCCGCCATGGTCAACCGCATGAACGGCGAGCTGGCCAACGACTACGGCAACCTGGCGCAGCGTGTGTTGTCCATGGTCGCCAAGAACTGCGGCGGCGCGGTACCGACGCCGGGCGCGTTCACGGCCGACGACGATGCGTTGCTCGGCCCGGCGGGCGCATTGGCCGACGTCGTGCGCGGGGCCCTGGACCGTCAGGCCTTCCACGAGGCGCTGGAAGCCATCTGGACCGTGATCCGGGCCGCCAACGCCTATGTCGATCATCAAGCACCCTGGAAGCTGCGCAAGGAAGACCCGGCGCGCATGGCGACGGTGCTCTACGTGCTGGCGGAAACCATCCGGCGGCTCGCCATCCTGACCCAGCCGTTCATGCCCGACACCTCGGCCAAGCTGCTGGACCAACTGTCCGTTCCGGCGGATGCCCGCGCGCTGGACCAGTTGGCGCCCGGCGTGGCGCTTGCCCCCGGCACGGTCCTGCCCAAGCCGGAAGGGGTGTTTCCCCGTTTTCAGGACGATGAGACCCAGGGGGCGGCCTGA
- a CDS encoding MBL fold metallo-hydrolase: protein MKVTILGSGASSGVPSIEAGWGDCDPKNPKNRRTRPSILIEQAGKRLLIDTAPDFREQMLRTGVRHLDGLVLTHGHADHLHGIDDIRSINRAMGAAIPMWTDAETLAAVRERFSYVLAPLREGSDVYYKPTLTTNVYAAGTPFTAAGIDGLAFEQDHGFSTTHGLRFGQLAYTTDLVRMTDAGVAAVQGVHTWIVGVFAWHPHPTHLHVDAALELRERIQPQRMVITHMSPKIDYDKLSAYVPDGVEVAYDGMELDVPEA from the coding sequence ATGAAGGTCACGATCCTGGGCTCGGGCGCCTCCAGCGGGGTGCCCTCGATCGAGGCCGGCTGGGGCGACTGCGACCCGAAAAACCCCAAGAACCGCCGCACGCGGCCGTCGATCCTGATCGAGCAGGCCGGGAAGCGCCTGTTGATCGACACGGCGCCAGATTTCCGCGAACAGATGCTGCGCACGGGCGTGCGGCACCTGGACGGTCTGGTGCTGACTCATGGCCATGCGGACCATCTGCACGGCATCGACGACATCCGCAGCATCAACCGCGCCATGGGCGCCGCCATTCCCATGTGGACGGACGCGGAGACCCTGGCGGCGGTCCGGGAACGCTTCTCCTACGTCCTGGCGCCGCTGCGCGAGGGTTCGGACGTTTATTACAAGCCGACGTTGACGACCAACGTCTACGCGGCCGGCACGCCGTTCACCGCCGCCGGCATCGACGGCTTGGCGTTCGAACAGGATCACGGGTTTTCGACCACCCATGGCCTGCGCTTCGGGCAACTGGCCTATACGACGGACCTGGTGCGCATGACCGACGCGGGCGTGGCGGCGGTACAGGGGGTGCATACCTGGATCGTCGGCGTGTTCGCCTGGCATCCGCATCCCACACATCTCCATGTCGACGCCGCGCTCGAACTGCGCGAGCGCATCCAGCCCCAGCGCATGGTCATCACCCACATGAGCCCCAAGATCGACTACGACAAACTCTCGGCCTATGTGCCGGACGGGGTAGAGGTGGCCTATGACGGCATGGAATTGGACGTGCCGGAGGCCTGA
- a CDS encoding TatD family hydrolase, whose protein sequence is MDGATQPYLVDSHCHLDFPDFGDELDAVVARAVAAGVAYMVTISTHLSKFAQVKAVAERYDNIFCTVGIHPHQAATEKVTSAEELAELAGHPKVVGIGETGLDFYYEHSPRDIQETQFRAHIRAARATGLPLIVHTRDADDDTLRVMDEEYRDGGPFPGLIHCFSAGPEVAEKAVDMGLYISVSGIVTFKTADDLRATVADVPLDRLLVETDSPFLAPVPKRGKRNEPAFTALTAAKVAELKGLSTEDLARQTTDNFFTLFTKAAAAVRGEG, encoded by the coding sequence ATGGACGGCGCCACACAACCCTATCTGGTGGACAGCCACTGCCACCTGGATTTCCCGGATTTCGGGGACGAACTGGACGCCGTGGTGGCGCGGGCGGTGGCGGCCGGGGTCGCCTACATGGTGACGATCTCGACCCATTTGTCCAAGTTTGCCCAGGTCAAGGCCGTGGCCGAACGCTACGACAACATCTTCTGCACCGTCGGCATTCACCCGCACCAGGCGGCGACGGAAAAGGTGACCAGCGCCGAGGAACTGGCCGAGCTGGCCGGCCACCCGAAGGTCGTCGGCATCGGCGAGACGGGCCTGGATTTCTATTACGAGCACAGCCCCCGGGATATCCAGGAAACACAGTTCCGCGCCCATATCCGGGCCGCGCGCGCAACCGGCCTGCCGCTCATCGTCCATACCCGCGACGCCGACGACGACACCCTTCGCGTGATGGATGAGGAATACCGCGACGGCGGGCCGTTTCCCGGGCTGATCCATTGCTTTTCGGCGGGGCCCGAGGTGGCGGAAAAGGCCGTGGACATGGGCCTCTATATCTCCGTTTCCGGCATCGTCACCTTCAAGACCGCCGATGATCTGCGGGCCACCGTGGCTGATGTGCCGCTCGACCGTCTGCTGGTCGAAACGGACTCGCCCTTCCTGGCCCCGGTGCCGAAGCGCGGCAAGCGCAATGAACCCGCATTCACGGCCCTGACCGCCGCCAAGGTGGCGGAGCTGAAGGGGCTTTCCACGGAAGATTTGGCGCGCCAGACCACGGACAACTTCTTCACCCTGTTCACCAAGGCCGCGGCCGCGGTGCGGGGCGAGGGGTAG
- a CDS encoding NAD(P)-dependent oxidoreductase: MARCAFIGLGVMGYPMAGHLAKNGHQVTVYNRTTAKAEKWAADHGGAFGKTPAEAAKGAEFVFSCVGNDDDLRAVTFGDDGMLAGMDAGTVLVDHTTASAAVAREIAAKATEMGIGFIDGPVSGGQAGAENGVLTVMCGGGDGDFARAEPVIQAYARAVTLLGPVGSGQLCKMVNQICIAGLLQGLSEGLDFGMRAGLDVKQVLDVISKGAAQSWQMENRGKTMADDQFDFGFAVDWMRKDLGICFAEAKANGAELAVTRIVDGYYKDVQDMGGARWDTSSLIRRLRRK, from the coding sequence ATGGCACGCTGCGCATTCATCGGCCTGGGCGTCATGGGCTATCCCATGGCCGGGCATCTGGCGAAAAACGGCCATCAGGTCACCGTCTACAACCGGACCACGGCCAAGGCCGAGAAATGGGCCGCCGATCACGGCGGCGCGTTCGGCAAGACACCCGCAGAGGCCGCCAAGGGCGCCGAGTTCGTGTTTTCCTGCGTCGGCAACGACGACGACCTGCGCGCCGTCACGTTCGGCGACGACGGCATGTTGGCGGGCATGGACGCGGGCACGGTGCTGGTCGATCACACCACGGCATCCGCCGCCGTCGCCCGCGAGATCGCGGCCAAGGCCACTGAAATGGGCATCGGCTTCATCGACGGTCCCGTGTCGGGCGGCCAGGCGGGGGCGGAGAACGGCGTGCTGACCGTCATGTGCGGCGGCGGGGACGGGGATTTCGCCCGCGCCGAGCCGGTGATCCAGGCCTATGCCCGGGCCGTCACCCTGCTGGGCCCCGTGGGCTCGGGCCAGTTGTGCAAGATGGTCAACCAGATCTGCATCGCCGGGCTGCTCCAGGGACTTTCCGAAGGCTTGGACTTCGGCATGCGCGCCGGGCTCGACGTCAAGCAGGTGCTCGACGTGATCTCCAAGGGGGCCGCGCAAAGCTGGCAGATGGAAAACCGCGGCAAGACCATGGCCGACGACCAGTTCGACTTCGGTTTCGCCGTCGACTGGATGCGCAAGGACCTTGGGATTTGTTTCGCCGAGGCCAAGGCCAACGGCGCCGAACTGGCCGTCACCCGCATCGTCGACGGCTATTACAAGGACGTCCAGGACATGGGCGGGGCGCGCTGGGACACCTCGTCGCTGATCCGCCGCCTGCGCCGCAAATAG
- a CDS encoding MmcQ/YjbR family DNA-binding protein has protein sequence MTYDEFNAFCRTLPATTHVVQWGGADVWKVGGKVFAIGGWNAGHLAGITFKVSEFAYDVLRDMPGLRPAPYLASRGMKWIQQYEEPGLSDADLKDHLAESHRLVSLGLTKKLQRELGLNQNA, from the coding sequence ATGACTTATGACGAGTTCAACGCCTTCTGCCGAACGCTGCCGGCCACGACCCATGTCGTGCAATGGGGCGGGGCGGACGTGTGGAAGGTCGGCGGCAAGGTGTTCGCCATCGGCGGCTGGAACGCCGGTCACCTCGCGGGCATCACCTTCAAGGTCTCGGAATTCGCCTATGACGTGCTGCGCGACATGCCCGGGCTGCGCCCGGCGCCCTATCTGGCGTCACGCGGCATGAAATGGATCCAGCAGTACGAAGAACCTGGATTGAGCGACGCCGACCTGAAGGACCACCTCGCGGAGTCCCATCGCCTCGTCTCCTTGGGCCTGACCAAGAAGTTGCAGCGGGAATTGGGATTGAATCAGAACGCCTGA
- a CDS encoding TauD/TfdA family dioxygenase → MPNHALKDAFDAADTAPELTPGPIGGPGAWRGPDMAASGAWIEHLNAAEIAEIDAAIRAHQANDLGMADIRPETFRLPTLGPRLKKLRDEVVNGRGFVLLRGFPVDRYSVTESAVGYLGLGSYVGGFRPSNAKGHLLGHVRDIGLNIKDPTTRYYQTNRGLEFHTDSVDIVGLLCLKTAKSGGASRIVSSVTLHDVIRERRPDLWQALFNAFPTDRRGEIPPGMKPWFDVPVFNWHDGYLTTMYVGQYIRSAQELFPEARRLTDLEIEAMDYLDTLCNDPEFYLSMEFLPGDIQLLHNHQILHSRTDYEDWPEIENRRHLLRLWLAPDNGRPLPPVFEPRYGPLTPGDRGGIFTESTKLTFSLSPT, encoded by the coding sequence ATGCCAAACCATGCCCTCAAAGACGCATTCGATGCGGCCGATACGGCGCCTGAATTGACCCCCGGGCCGATCGGCGGCCCCGGCGCCTGGCGCGGCCCGGACATGGCGGCATCCGGGGCCTGGATCGAACATCTGAACGCGGCCGAGATCGCCGAAATCGACGCGGCGATCCGCGCCCATCAGGCCAACGACCTCGGCATGGCGGATATCCGGCCCGAGACCTTCCGGCTTCCGACCCTGGGCCCGCGCCTGAAGAAGCTGCGCGACGAGGTCGTCAACGGGCGGGGTTTCGTGTTGCTTCGCGGGTTTCCGGTTGATCGTTACAGCGTCACGGAATCGGCCGTCGGTTATCTGGGGCTGGGGTCCTACGTCGGCGGTTTCCGGCCCAGCAACGCCAAGGGGCATCTGTTGGGCCACGTGCGCGACATCGGCCTGAACATCAAGGACCCGACCACGCGGTACTATCAGACCAACCGCGGCCTCGAATTCCATACGGACAGCGTCGATATCGTCGGGTTGCTCTGCCTGAAAACGGCGAAATCCGGCGGCGCCAGCCGCATCGTCAGCTCCGTGACCCTGCACGACGTGATCCGCGAACGGCGGCCCGACCTGTGGCAGGCATTGTTCAATGCCTTTCCCACCGACCGCCGCGGTGAAATCCCGCCGGGGATGAAGCCCTGGTTCGACGTGCCCGTGTTCAACTGGCACGACGGCTATCTGACGACGATGTACGTGGGGCAGTACATCCGCTCGGCCCAGGAGCTGTTCCCGGAAGCACGCCGCCTGACGGACCTTGAAATCGAGGCCATGGATTACCTGGATACCCTCTGCAACGACCCGGAATTCTATCTGTCCATGGAATTCCTGCCGGGCGACATCCAGCTGCTGCACAACCACCAGATTCTGCATTCGCGGACCGACTACGAGGATTGGCCGGAGATCGAAAACCGGCGGCATCTCCTGCGTCTTTGGCTGGCGCCCGACAACGGCCGGCCGTTGCCGCCGGTGTTCGAGCCGCGCTACGGCCCCCTGACGCCGGGCGACCGGGGAGGGATTTTCACCGAAAGCACGAAGCTGACGTTTTCCCTGTCTCCGACCTGA